In one window of Miscanthus floridulus cultivar M001 chromosome 12, ASM1932011v1, whole genome shotgun sequence DNA:
- the LOC136497176 gene encoding receptor kinase-like protein Xa21 has translation MRIYVQWLVSVSILLSTVFLLGSCKSTPSSNLKDDREALLALKSCITNDPSGALSSWGNNGSSACTWTGIICNHAGRVLELDIGGLNLSGRISPHIGNLSALISLKLQNNHFEGNIPDQLGKLDRLQTLDLSSNILSGTVPLPLYNISALVFLAFPGNDLYGEIPSDLGYHLPNLRTLNICFNRFHGSIPSSLHNLTKIETIRMSYNLLIGSVPPGLSGLDDLVTYNIQGNQISDTTKIISDLTNCTKLRYLALAENLIGGSLPDSVGNLSSSVSFLYLGSNKISGQIPPSIGRLTSLTLLNMSYNQLSGSIPPEIGHLKKLQVLELTRNKLSGPVPMEIGHLTALETLNIGQNELVGGVPEELGLLQHVDSLDISSNNLHGDIPASLFELRSLSSILNLSHNSLTAASIEIIGQLQNIIAIDLSDNLLNSSIPRSIGQCQRLQTLSLSRNAMSGVIPDSIGTLGALQSLDLSSNKLTGSIPGSLSKLHLQLLNLSMNDLSGLVPSTGIFENHSFVYLDGNPNLCYDSSLACYHSQYSSDRRKMHIVIVVAAASAAAISILGVIFVMHLSRRHFANARSRVAGSLIRRNHRLISYNELCHVTNTFDEANLIGVGSFGSVYKAMLHDGTPVAIKVLDLHKMGAPKTWVTECGTLRNVRHRNLIKLVTICASADFSGNDFRALVYELMSNGSLEDWIQRRRQHENGAGLNAEEVLNIAIDVASALEYMHNDCGEQVVVHCDIKPSNVLLDGDMNAKIGDFGLARLLAPTQPEQQSVSSIHGLTGSIGYIPPEYGYGSKP, from the exons ATGAGAATCTACGTTCAATGGCTGGTTTCCGTGTCTATATTATTATCTACTGTTTTCCTGTTAGGTTCATGTAAATCAACTCCAAGCAGCAACCTTAAGGATGATCGAGAGGCTCTACTTGCCTTGAAATCCTGTATCACCAATGATCCGTCAGGAGCACTATCGTCGTGGGGGAATAATGGCTCCTCGGCGTGCACATGGACGGGGATCATCTGTAATCACGCAGGTAGGGTCTTGGAGTTGGACATCGGAGGTCTCAACTTGTCCGGAAGGATTAGCCCTCACATTGGCAATCTCTCGGCTCTTATTTCTTTAAAGCTACAGAATAACCACTTTGAGGGGAACATTCCTGACCAACTTGGTAAACTTGACCGGCTTCAAACGCTAGACCTTAGTAGTAACATCCTCTCAGGAACTGTTCCCCTGCCACTTTACAATATCTCTGCACTTGTTTTCCTTGCATTTCCAGGgaatgacctttacggtgagaTTCCGAGTGATCTTGGTTATCATCTCCCAAACCTCCGGACGTTGAACATTTGCTTCAACAGGTTCCATGGTTCCATCCCATCATCTCTCCACAATCTGACAAAGATCGAAACCATAAGGATGTCCTACAACCTGCTTATCGGCTCAGTGCCACCAGGTCTTAGTGGACTTGATGACCTCGTCACGTACAACATTCAGGGTAATCAAATTTCTGACACAACAAAAATCATTTCTGACCTCACAAACTGCACCAAGCTGCGATACCTTGCACTCGCTGAGAATCTCATCGGGGGTTCGCTTCCTGATTCAGTTGGCAACCTGTCAAGCTCTGTTTCATTTCTGTATCTTGGTTCCAACAAGATAAGTGGTCAAATACCACCGTCCATAGGGCGTTTAACATCCCTAACGTTACTCAACATGAGTTACAATCAGCTTTCCGGGAGTATCCCACCAGAGATAGGCCATCTCAAGAAGCTACAAGTTCTTGAGCTTACAAGGAACAAGCTATCGGGCCCGGTACCAATGGAAATTGGGCACCTTACTGCGCTAGAAACGCTGAACATCGGACAGAATGAGTTGGTTGGTGGAGTTCCAGAAGAGCTGGGTCTCCTCCAACATGTTGACTCGCTAGATATATCGAGCAACAACCTTCATGGGGATATCCCTGCATCTCTGTTTGAACTCAGGAGCCTTAGTTCTATTCTTAACCTGTCACACAATTCACTTACGGCTGCATCAATTGAGATAATTGGCCAGCTACAGAACATCATTGCCATTGACTTGTCAGACAATTTACTCAACAGCAGTATCCCACGCTCGATCGGGCAGTGCCAGAGGCTGCAAACATTATCTTTGAGCCGAAATGCTATGTCAGGAGTGATCCCCGACAGTATTGGGACACTTGGAGCTCTGCAAAGCCTAGACCTTTCAAGCAACAAGTTAACCGGTAGCATACCTGGGAGCCTATCCAAGCTGCACCTTCAACTATTAAACCTCTCAATGAATGATCTTAGTGGGCTGGTTCCAAGCACTGGAATCTTTGAGAACCACTCTTTTGTCTACCTTGATGGAAACCCAAATCTGTGCTACGACTCAAGTTTGGCATGCTACCACTCGCAATATTCCTCTGACCGCCGAAAAATGCACATTGTCATTGTAGTTGCTGCTGCATCAGCAGCTGCCATTTCAATCCTTGGTGTGATTTTTGTTATGCACTTGTCCAGGAGACATTTCGCAAATGCAAGGTCAAGAGTAGCAGGTAGTTTAATCAGAAGAAATCACCGGCTTATTTCATACAATGAGCTATGTCACGTGACCAACACCTTCGACGAGGCGAACCTCATCGGGGTCGGAAGCTTTGGTTCGGTGTACAAAGCTATGCTACATGATGGAACACCAGTGGCCATCAAAGTACTGGACCTGCATAAGATGGGAGCACCAAAGACCTGGGTGACAGAGTGTGGGACTCTAAGAAATGTGAGGCATCGTAACCTCATAAAGCTGGTCACAATTTGTGCAAGTGCGGATTTTTCTGGCAACGACTTCCGTGCTCTGGTTTATGAGCTAATGAGCAATGGAAGCCTGGAAGACTGGATCCAGCGACGCAGACAGCATGAGAATGGGGCGGGGCTCAACGCTGAAGAGGTGCTCAACATCGCCATTGATGTTGCCAGTGCACTGGAGTACATGCACAATGACTGTGGGGAACAGGTTGTGGTGCACTGTGATATCAAACCGAGCAATGTGCTTCTGGATGGGGATATGAACGCAAAAATTGGTGATTTTGGTTTAGCCCGGTTGTTGGCTCCAACGCAACCAGAACAACAATCTGTTTCCAGTATTCATGGACTTACAGGCTCCATTGGATATATTCCACCAG aatatggatacgGGAGTAAGCCATAA